A genomic window from Thunnus maccoyii chromosome 2, fThuMac1.1, whole genome shotgun sequence includes:
- the LOC121882025 gene encoding DNA-binding protein Ikaros-like isoform X2: MNTDKHPAGFTPSEEDGTDVCRDAADAKPKEEEEEREDNSLSENGMQCAEGVMDPRKCAIKTEAEEMDDNEQYSKTEKESEIVPKEEAEGASEDGMEEGFDEERTEGDDDEERDGEGDEEGDTLSEPQDLSLVDYSRYDSATLTDAHTAATTEGAYVPGAVAPRIQATGKLNCDICGLSCVSINVLLVHKRSHTGERPFHCSQCGASFTQKGNLLRHIKLHSGEKPFKCPMCSYACRRRDALSGHLRTHSVEKPFKCNHCSRSYKQRSSLEEHRERCHVYIQSKGPAEREDGHTSRTPMGTERALLLDRLASNVAKRKSSMPQKFTGDNGVCLDLSFNRELVPRTDVKDPLPSSPGPDSHHQQQSMLTDSDPAPSHRPYPIPLSRNDISPMGLTNGHKMGMPLLGLPHTAQPPLGMDSFHTDGSQISQPIMYSLGHLLGGLNHQNGVPHPHAQPIPLSPLEALRVVRADGEAGGLPGAVYPCGHCRVIFLDYVMFTIHMGCHGFRDPLECNVCGHRSRDRYEFSSHIARGEHRLELK; this comes from the exons ATGAACACAGACAAACATCCTGCTGGATTTACCCCCTCAGAGGAAGACGGGACGG ACGTTTGCCGTGATGCTGCAGATGCAAAGccaaaggaagaggaagaagagagggaggataaCTCGTTAAGCGAGAATGGAATGCAGTGTGCTGAAGGTGTGATGGATCCACGTAAAt GTGCAATAAAGACCGAGGCTGAAGAGATGGACGATAATGAGCAGTACTCCAAGACTGAAAAAGAAAGCGAGATTGTACCAAAAGAGGAAGCAGAGGGGGCCAGCGAGGACGGGATGGAGGAAGGATTTGATgaagagaggacagaggggGACGATGATGAGGAGAGGGATGGGGAGGGGGATGAAGAGGGAGATACTCTGAGCGAGCCGCAGGACCTGTCGCTTGTAGACTATTCACGCTACGACAGTGCCACCCTGACAGACGCCCACACAGCAGCAACGACAGAAGGGGCCTACGTGCCTGGAGCTGTGGCCCCCCGCATCCAGGCAACAGGCAAGCTCAACTGTGACATCTGTGGCCTTTCCTGCGTCAGCATCAACGTACTGTTGGTGCACAAACGTAGCCACACGG GTGAGAGGCCATTCCATTGCAGTCAATGCGGGGCCTCCTTTACCCAGAAGGGAAACCTGCTTCGCCACATCAAACTGCACTCCGGGGAGAAGCCTTTCAAATGCCCCATGTGCAGCTACGCCTGCCGTCGGCGTGACGCTCTGAGCGGGCACCTGCGCACACATTCTG TAGAGAAGCCCTTCAAGTGCAACCACTGCAGTCGCAGCTACAAGCAGCGCAGCTCCCTCGAAGAGCACAGAGAGAGGTGCCATGTGTACATTCAGAGCAAAGGTCCTGCTGAAAGAG AGGACGGCCACACATCCAGGACTCCGATGGGCACTGAGCGTGCTCTGCTGCTCGACAGGCTCGCCAGCAATGTAGCCAAACGGAAGAGTTCAATGCCACAGAAGTTCACCG GCGACAACGGTGTCTGCCTGGACTTGAGCTTTAACAGGGAGCTGGTTCCCCGAACTGACGTCAAGGACCCTCTGCCGAGTTCCCCAGGCCCCGACTCCCACCATCAACAACAATCGATGCTCACAGACAGCGACCCGGCTCCCTCCCACAGGCCCTACCCCATCCCGTTAAGCCGCAACGACATCAGCCCCATGGGCCTCACTAACGGCCACAAGATGGGCATGCCACTCCTGGGCCTCCCTCATACCGCCCAACCACCCCTCGGCATGGACTCATTCCACACTGACGGCTCCCAGATCTCCCAGCCCATCATGTACAGCTTAGGGCACCTGCTGGGGGGGCTGAACCACCAGAACGGTGTCCCTCACCCACACGCCCAGCCCATCCCTTTGTCCCCTCTGGAGGCTTTGCGGGTGGTGCGGGCCGACGGAGAGGCCGGAGGGCTGCCCGGGGCGGTGTATCCCTGCGGCCACTGCAGGGTGATCTTTCTAGACTATGTTATGTTCACCATCCACATGGGATGCCACGGCTTCCGCGACCCACTCGAATGCAACGTGTGCGGCCACCGCAGTCGGGACCGTTACGAGTTCTCCTCACATATAGCCCGTGGCGAGCACCGCCTAGAACTGAAGTAG
- the LOC121882025 gene encoding DNA-binding protein Ikaros-like isoform X1, which produces MNTDKHPAGFTPSEEDGTDVCRDAADAKPKEEEEEREDNSLSENGMQCAEGVMDPRKCAIKTEAEEMDDNEQYSKTEKESEIVPKEEAEGASEDGMEEGFDEERTEGDDDEERDGEGDEEGDTLSEPQDLSLVDYSRYDSATLTDAHTAATTEGAYVPGAVAPRIQATGKLNCDICGLSCVSINVLLVHKRSHTGERPFHCSQCGASFTQKGNLLRHIKLHSGEKPFKCPMCSYACRRRDALSGHLRTHSVEKPFKCNHCSRSYKQRSSLEEHRERCHVYIQSKGPAERAEDGHTSRTPMGTERALLLDRLASNVAKRKSSMPQKFTGDNGVCLDLSFNRELVPRTDVKDPLPSSPGPDSHHQQQSMLTDSDPAPSHRPYPIPLSRNDISPMGLTNGHKMGMPLLGLPHTAQPPLGMDSFHTDGSQISQPIMYSLGHLLGGLNHQNGVPHPHAQPIPLSPLEALRVVRADGEAGGLPGAVYPCGHCRVIFLDYVMFTIHMGCHGFRDPLECNVCGHRSRDRYEFSSHIARGEHRLELK; this is translated from the exons ATGAACACAGACAAACATCCTGCTGGATTTACCCCCTCAGAGGAAGACGGGACGG ACGTTTGCCGTGATGCTGCAGATGCAAAGccaaaggaagaggaagaagagagggaggataaCTCGTTAAGCGAGAATGGAATGCAGTGTGCTGAAGGTGTGATGGATCCACGTAAAt GTGCAATAAAGACCGAGGCTGAAGAGATGGACGATAATGAGCAGTACTCCAAGACTGAAAAAGAAAGCGAGATTGTACCAAAAGAGGAAGCAGAGGGGGCCAGCGAGGACGGGATGGAGGAAGGATTTGATgaagagaggacagaggggGACGATGATGAGGAGAGGGATGGGGAGGGGGATGAAGAGGGAGATACTCTGAGCGAGCCGCAGGACCTGTCGCTTGTAGACTATTCACGCTACGACAGTGCCACCCTGACAGACGCCCACACAGCAGCAACGACAGAAGGGGCCTACGTGCCTGGAGCTGTGGCCCCCCGCATCCAGGCAACAGGCAAGCTCAACTGTGACATCTGTGGCCTTTCCTGCGTCAGCATCAACGTACTGTTGGTGCACAAACGTAGCCACACGG GTGAGAGGCCATTCCATTGCAGTCAATGCGGGGCCTCCTTTACCCAGAAGGGAAACCTGCTTCGCCACATCAAACTGCACTCCGGGGAGAAGCCTTTCAAATGCCCCATGTGCAGCTACGCCTGCCGTCGGCGTGACGCTCTGAGCGGGCACCTGCGCACACATTCTG TAGAGAAGCCCTTCAAGTGCAACCACTGCAGTCGCAGCTACAAGCAGCGCAGCTCCCTCGAAGAGCACAGAGAGAGGTGCCATGTGTACATTCAGAGCAAAGGTCCTGCTGAAAGAG CAGAGGACGGCCACACATCCAGGACTCCGATGGGCACTGAGCGTGCTCTGCTGCTCGACAGGCTCGCCAGCAATGTAGCCAAACGGAAGAGTTCAATGCCACAGAAGTTCACCG GCGACAACGGTGTCTGCCTGGACTTGAGCTTTAACAGGGAGCTGGTTCCCCGAACTGACGTCAAGGACCCTCTGCCGAGTTCCCCAGGCCCCGACTCCCACCATCAACAACAATCGATGCTCACAGACAGCGACCCGGCTCCCTCCCACAGGCCCTACCCCATCCCGTTAAGCCGCAACGACATCAGCCCCATGGGCCTCACTAACGGCCACAAGATGGGCATGCCACTCCTGGGCCTCCCTCATACCGCCCAACCACCCCTCGGCATGGACTCATTCCACACTGACGGCTCCCAGATCTCCCAGCCCATCATGTACAGCTTAGGGCACCTGCTGGGGGGGCTGAACCACCAGAACGGTGTCCCTCACCCACACGCCCAGCCCATCCCTTTGTCCCCTCTGGAGGCTTTGCGGGTGGTGCGGGCCGACGGAGAGGCCGGAGGGCTGCCCGGGGCGGTGTATCCCTGCGGCCACTGCAGGGTGATCTTTCTAGACTATGTTATGTTCACCATCCACATGGGATGCCACGGCTTCCGCGACCCACTCGAATGCAACGTGTGCGGCCACCGCAGTCGGGACCGTTACGAGTTCTCCTCACATATAGCCCGTGGCGAGCACCGCCTAGAACTGAAGTAG
- the LOC121882025 gene encoding DNA-binding protein Ikaros-like isoform X3, translating into MNTDKHPAGFTPSEEDGTDVCRDAADAKPKEEEEEREDNSLSENGMQCAEGVMDPRKCAIKTEAEEMDDNEQYSKTEKESEIVPKEEAEGASEDGMEEGFDEERTEGDDDEERDGEGDEEGDTLSEPQDLSLVDYSRYDSATLTDAHTAATTEGAYVPGAVAPRIQATGKLNCDICGLSCVSINVLLVHKRSHTGERPFHCSQCGASFTQKGNLLRHIKLHSGEKPFKCPMCSYACRRRDALSGHLRTHSEKPFKCNHCSRSYKQRSSLEEHRERCHVYIQSKGPAERAEDGHTSRTPMGTERALLLDRLASNVAKRKSSMPQKFTGDNGVCLDLSFNRELVPRTDVKDPLPSSPGPDSHHQQQSMLTDSDPAPSHRPYPIPLSRNDISPMGLTNGHKMGMPLLGLPHTAQPPLGMDSFHTDGSQISQPIMYSLGHLLGGLNHQNGVPHPHAQPIPLSPLEALRVVRADGEAGGLPGAVYPCGHCRVIFLDYVMFTIHMGCHGFRDPLECNVCGHRSRDRYEFSSHIARGEHRLELK; encoded by the exons ATGAACACAGACAAACATCCTGCTGGATTTACCCCCTCAGAGGAAGACGGGACGG ACGTTTGCCGTGATGCTGCAGATGCAAAGccaaaggaagaggaagaagagagggaggataaCTCGTTAAGCGAGAATGGAATGCAGTGTGCTGAAGGTGTGATGGATCCACGTAAAt GTGCAATAAAGACCGAGGCTGAAGAGATGGACGATAATGAGCAGTACTCCAAGACTGAAAAAGAAAGCGAGATTGTACCAAAAGAGGAAGCAGAGGGGGCCAGCGAGGACGGGATGGAGGAAGGATTTGATgaagagaggacagaggggGACGATGATGAGGAGAGGGATGGGGAGGGGGATGAAGAGGGAGATACTCTGAGCGAGCCGCAGGACCTGTCGCTTGTAGACTATTCACGCTACGACAGTGCCACCCTGACAGACGCCCACACAGCAGCAACGACAGAAGGGGCCTACGTGCCTGGAGCTGTGGCCCCCCGCATCCAGGCAACAGGCAAGCTCAACTGTGACATCTGTGGCCTTTCCTGCGTCAGCATCAACGTACTGTTGGTGCACAAACGTAGCCACACGG GTGAGAGGCCATTCCATTGCAGTCAATGCGGGGCCTCCTTTACCCAGAAGGGAAACCTGCTTCGCCACATCAAACTGCACTCCGGGGAGAAGCCTTTCAAATGCCCCATGTGCAGCTACGCCTGCCGTCGGCGTGACGCTCTGAGCGGGCACCTGCGCACACATTCTG AGAAGCCCTTCAAGTGCAACCACTGCAGTCGCAGCTACAAGCAGCGCAGCTCCCTCGAAGAGCACAGAGAGAGGTGCCATGTGTACATTCAGAGCAAAGGTCCTGCTGAAAGAG CAGAGGACGGCCACACATCCAGGACTCCGATGGGCACTGAGCGTGCTCTGCTGCTCGACAGGCTCGCCAGCAATGTAGCCAAACGGAAGAGTTCAATGCCACAGAAGTTCACCG GCGACAACGGTGTCTGCCTGGACTTGAGCTTTAACAGGGAGCTGGTTCCCCGAACTGACGTCAAGGACCCTCTGCCGAGTTCCCCAGGCCCCGACTCCCACCATCAACAACAATCGATGCTCACAGACAGCGACCCGGCTCCCTCCCACAGGCCCTACCCCATCCCGTTAAGCCGCAACGACATCAGCCCCATGGGCCTCACTAACGGCCACAAGATGGGCATGCCACTCCTGGGCCTCCCTCATACCGCCCAACCACCCCTCGGCATGGACTCATTCCACACTGACGGCTCCCAGATCTCCCAGCCCATCATGTACAGCTTAGGGCACCTGCTGGGGGGGCTGAACCACCAGAACGGTGTCCCTCACCCACACGCCCAGCCCATCCCTTTGTCCCCTCTGGAGGCTTTGCGGGTGGTGCGGGCCGACGGAGAGGCCGGAGGGCTGCCCGGGGCGGTGTATCCCTGCGGCCACTGCAGGGTGATCTTTCTAGACTATGTTATGTTCACCATCCACATGGGATGCCACGGCTTCCGCGACCCACTCGAATGCAACGTGTGCGGCCACCGCAGTCGGGACCGTTACGAGTTCTCCTCACATATAGCCCGTGGCGAGCACCGCCTAGAACTGAAGTAG
- the LOC121882025 gene encoding DNA-binding protein Ikaros-like isoform X4, which translates to MNTDKHPAGFTPSEEDGTDVCRDAADAKPKEEEEEREDNSLSENGMQCAEGAIKTEAEEMDDNEQYSKTEKESEIVPKEEAEGASEDGMEEGFDEERTEGDDDEERDGEGDEEGDTLSEPQDLSLVDYSRYDSATLTDAHTAATTEGAYVPGAVAPRIQATGKLNCDICGLSCVSINVLLVHKRSHTGERPFHCSQCGASFTQKGNLLRHIKLHSGEKPFKCPMCSYACRRRDALSGHLRTHSVEKPFKCNHCSRSYKQRSSLEEHRERCHVYIQSKGPAERAEDGHTSRTPMGTERALLLDRLASNVAKRKSSMPQKFTGDNGVCLDLSFNRELVPRTDVKDPLPSSPGPDSHHQQQSMLTDSDPAPSHRPYPIPLSRNDISPMGLTNGHKMGMPLLGLPHTAQPPLGMDSFHTDGSQISQPIMYSLGHLLGGLNHQNGVPHPHAQPIPLSPLEALRVVRADGEAGGLPGAVYPCGHCRVIFLDYVMFTIHMGCHGFRDPLECNVCGHRSRDRYEFSSHIARGEHRLELK; encoded by the exons ATGAACACAGACAAACATCCTGCTGGATTTACCCCCTCAGAGGAAGACGGGACGG ACGTTTGCCGTGATGCTGCAGATGCAAAGccaaaggaagaggaagaagagagggaggataaCTCGTTAAGCGAGAATGGAATGCAGTGTGCTGAAG GTGCAATAAAGACCGAGGCTGAAGAGATGGACGATAATGAGCAGTACTCCAAGACTGAAAAAGAAAGCGAGATTGTACCAAAAGAGGAAGCAGAGGGGGCCAGCGAGGACGGGATGGAGGAAGGATTTGATgaagagaggacagaggggGACGATGATGAGGAGAGGGATGGGGAGGGGGATGAAGAGGGAGATACTCTGAGCGAGCCGCAGGACCTGTCGCTTGTAGACTATTCACGCTACGACAGTGCCACCCTGACAGACGCCCACACAGCAGCAACGACAGAAGGGGCCTACGTGCCTGGAGCTGTGGCCCCCCGCATCCAGGCAACAGGCAAGCTCAACTGTGACATCTGTGGCCTTTCCTGCGTCAGCATCAACGTACTGTTGGTGCACAAACGTAGCCACACGG GTGAGAGGCCATTCCATTGCAGTCAATGCGGGGCCTCCTTTACCCAGAAGGGAAACCTGCTTCGCCACATCAAACTGCACTCCGGGGAGAAGCCTTTCAAATGCCCCATGTGCAGCTACGCCTGCCGTCGGCGTGACGCTCTGAGCGGGCACCTGCGCACACATTCTG TAGAGAAGCCCTTCAAGTGCAACCACTGCAGTCGCAGCTACAAGCAGCGCAGCTCCCTCGAAGAGCACAGAGAGAGGTGCCATGTGTACATTCAGAGCAAAGGTCCTGCTGAAAGAG CAGAGGACGGCCACACATCCAGGACTCCGATGGGCACTGAGCGTGCTCTGCTGCTCGACAGGCTCGCCAGCAATGTAGCCAAACGGAAGAGTTCAATGCCACAGAAGTTCACCG GCGACAACGGTGTCTGCCTGGACTTGAGCTTTAACAGGGAGCTGGTTCCCCGAACTGACGTCAAGGACCCTCTGCCGAGTTCCCCAGGCCCCGACTCCCACCATCAACAACAATCGATGCTCACAGACAGCGACCCGGCTCCCTCCCACAGGCCCTACCCCATCCCGTTAAGCCGCAACGACATCAGCCCCATGGGCCTCACTAACGGCCACAAGATGGGCATGCCACTCCTGGGCCTCCCTCATACCGCCCAACCACCCCTCGGCATGGACTCATTCCACACTGACGGCTCCCAGATCTCCCAGCCCATCATGTACAGCTTAGGGCACCTGCTGGGGGGGCTGAACCACCAGAACGGTGTCCCTCACCCACACGCCCAGCCCATCCCTTTGTCCCCTCTGGAGGCTTTGCGGGTGGTGCGGGCCGACGGAGAGGCCGGAGGGCTGCCCGGGGCGGTGTATCCCTGCGGCCACTGCAGGGTGATCTTTCTAGACTATGTTATGTTCACCATCCACATGGGATGCCACGGCTTCCGCGACCCACTCGAATGCAACGTGTGCGGCCACCGCAGTCGGGACCGTTACGAGTTCTCCTCACATATAGCCCGTGGCGAGCACCGCCTAGAACTGAAGTAG